A region from the Lolium perenne isolate Kyuss_39 chromosome 4, Kyuss_2.0, whole genome shotgun sequence genome encodes:
- the LOC127348285 gene encoding uncharacterized protein, whose protein sequence is MAQVITTLVLRDVPQFIRDLCAEDDADINAVHEAVKKILNPLAATELVTCPDVENIRVQFFSLEEATYVKECFDLVNMGMKLQFSEFNISSQQQQQPDISYTVIQRDIYRRRWDGTFTVPYATDPSWFNRWFPLQTEIGRDCYF, encoded by the exons ATGGCCCAG GTGATTACTACATTAGTTCTTAGGGATGTGCCTCAGTTCATCCGTGACCTGTGTGCTGAAGACGATGCTGATATTAATGCTGTTCACGAGGCGGTAAAGAAGATACTGAATCCTCTAGCAGCT ACTGAGTTGGTGACTTGTCCAGATGTTGAGAACATACGTGTGCAGTTTTTCTCACTCGAAGAAGCTACATACGTGAAGGAGTGTTTCGATTTGGTCAATATGGGCATGAAGTTGCAGTTCAGTGAATTTAACATATCATcccagcagcaacaacagccagATATTTCTTACACAGTTATTCAGAGGGACATTTATAGGCGGAGATGGGACGGTACATTTACTGTTCCTTATGCTACTGATCCTTCATGGTTTAACCGCTGGTTCCCACTACAGACAGAAATAGGACGAGACTGCTATTTTTAG